A window from Luteibacter flocculans encodes these proteins:
- the arsC gene encoding arsenate reductase (glutaredoxin) (This arsenate reductase requires both glutathione and glutaredoxin to convert arsenate to arsenite, after which the efflux transporter formed by ArsA and ArsB can extrude the arsenite from the cell, providing resistance.), which produces MSDITIYHNPACGTSRNVLGLIRNSGEEPTVIEYLKTPPDRATLQGLIAAMGVPVRDVLRIKGTPYEELGLGDPRWSDDALIDFMLAHPILINRPIVVTPLGTRLCRPSEAVLEILPNAQQGAFAKEDGEPVVDAEGRRV; this is translated from the coding sequence ATGAGCGACATCACGATCTATCACAACCCTGCCTGTGGTACCTCGCGCAACGTACTGGGCCTCATCCGCAACAGCGGTGAGGAGCCCACCGTGATCGAGTACCTGAAGACCCCGCCCGATCGCGCCACGCTGCAAGGGCTGATCGCCGCAATGGGCGTACCCGTACGCGACGTATTGCGCATCAAGGGAACGCCCTACGAGGAACTTGGCCTCGGCGACCCCAGGTGGAGCGACGACGCGCTGATCGACTTCATGCTTGCGCACCCGATCCTCATCAACCGCCCGATCGTGGTCACGCCGCTGGGCACGCGTCTGTGCCGGCCGTCGGAAGCCGTGCTCGAGATTCTGCCGAATGCACAGCAAGGCGCCTTCGCCAAGGAAGACGGCGAGCCCGTCGTGGATGCCGAGGGGCGCCGCGTCTGA
- a CDS encoding FAD-dependent monooxygenase, producing MHTAHAHIHDVDVAIAGAGPVGLFLACELRLAGCSVIVLEREPDPHSPLKDLPLGLRGLTVPSLESLERRGLLDPLKAHVAEYTSPHTPHWMQATPRRPGGHFAGIPFFHDRIDPTAWPYRLPPLPDTFAADMASIEAIFARRSGALGVVLHRGCGVEGLESFDDGVVVRTRGESFRTRWLVGCDGARSAVRKAAGIAFTGTEPEFTGYSARVTLADAESLKPGRHYTVTGVYTYAAPGTIAMVDFDGGAAHRTGPLTREHIESVLRRIARTDVSVATLHVATTWTDRAFQASRYRQGRVLLAGDAAHIHSPLGGQGLNLGLGDAMNLGWKLAATLKGNAPSDLLDSYEHERQPVAARVLDASRAQVTLMRPDAGSRALGAILHDLMETHDGATYFAERVWGVGLRYDLGDEHPLVGCSAPPIEARDGTRLDALLRLGGGLLLDFDRRTTRRDLAQGWCDRVTYVACDAEQRWGLSAMLVRPDGIVAWARDDDADEGLEFALRRWFGNPGHAA from the coding sequence ATGCACACCGCTCATGCTCATATCCACGACGTCGACGTCGCCATCGCCGGTGCCGGCCCGGTTGGGCTGTTTCTCGCCTGCGAACTTCGGCTGGCGGGCTGTTCCGTCATCGTGCTCGAACGCGAACCCGATCCGCATTCCCCGTTGAAGGATCTGCCATTGGGGCTGCGCGGCCTTACCGTGCCCTCTCTTGAAAGCCTCGAACGTCGTGGTCTACTCGACCCGCTGAAGGCGCATGTCGCCGAATACACCTCACCCCACACACCGCACTGGATGCAGGCAACGCCACGGCGGCCGGGCGGTCATTTCGCCGGCATCCCGTTCTTCCACGACCGCATCGATCCGACGGCGTGGCCGTACCGTCTGCCTCCGCTGCCGGATACTTTTGCGGCCGACATGGCGAGCATCGAGGCGATCTTCGCGCGCCGCTCAGGCGCGCTGGGCGTCGTTTTGCATCGCGGGTGTGGGGTCGAAGGTCTGGAATCCTTTGACGATGGCGTGGTCGTCCGTACGCGCGGCGAGTCGTTCCGCACGCGCTGGCTCGTGGGTTGCGACGGCGCACGCAGCGCCGTGCGCAAGGCGGCGGGCATCGCGTTCACGGGCACCGAACCCGAGTTCACCGGCTATTCGGCGCGGGTGACACTCGCCGATGCCGAGTCGCTCAAGCCAGGGCGGCATTACACCGTCACTGGCGTATACACGTATGCGGCGCCAGGCACGATCGCGATGGTCGACTTCGACGGCGGCGCCGCTCACCGCACGGGACCGCTCACACGCGAGCACATCGAGAGCGTGTTGCGCCGCATTGCTCGCACCGACGTGAGCGTCGCCACTCTCCACGTGGCGACCACCTGGACCGATCGAGCCTTTCAAGCGAGCCGTTACCGACAAGGTCGCGTGCTGCTTGCCGGCGATGCGGCACATATCCATTCGCCGCTCGGTGGTCAGGGCCTCAACCTCGGGCTGGGCGATGCGATGAATCTGGGCTGGAAGCTCGCTGCGACGCTGAAAGGCAACGCGCCGAGCGACCTTCTCGACAGCTACGAACACGAACGCCAGCCAGTAGCCGCTCGCGTTCTCGACGCCTCACGGGCGCAGGTGACGTTGATGCGGCCTGATGCGGGATCGCGTGCGCTCGGAGCGATCCTCCACGACCTCATGGAGACGCATGACGGCGCCACGTATTTCGCCGAGCGCGTATGGGGTGTGGGTCTGCGCTACGACCTGGGCGATGAACACCCGCTCGTGGGATGCAGCGCGCCGCCGATCGAAGCGCGCGATGGTACGCGGCTCGATGCCCTGCTCCGGCTCGGTGGTGGACTTCTGCTCGACTTCGACCGACGCACGACGCGTCGCGATCTTGCGCAGGGATGGTGCGACCGTGTCACCTATGTGGCCTGCGATGCGGAGCAACGCTGGGGCTTGAGTGCCATGCTCGTCCGACCCGACGGCATCGTGGCCTGGGCCCGTGATGACGATGCCGATGAAGGGCTTGAGTTCGCCCTGCGGCGCTGGTTCGGGAATCCTGGGCACGCCGCGTGA
- a CDS encoding hybrid sensor histidine kinase/response regulator, whose translation MALCFGVLVAVGQAYASAVQLPLTFYDQGNGLTSLSVVRLFEDHEGFLWVGTEKGLYRFDGLGFNAIGHNRGFQTSEVVGLAEDAGDHLWVALRAGLQRRGDDGNFTWVAPGGKTLFADRGQSLAADDRGGMLVVSGHQPWRLAQDDAGRWTSAPLLQGTAADGIGDVTAVLHRSGTTWFGCAGALCRLSNGVLTRFGTDRGVPADKWVGLLASRDGSLWARGIRHVIRLAPGASAFTTHDIPGGHTEVAASSIDIVEDRAGRILTRTDVGVARWDGAKWELFDPGNGLPGVGISSMVADQDGMVWMGTYGRGLVYWSSADAVENWTSAQGLSGSLIWSIARGDAHTVWLAGESGGEVIVPAEARAHRWPLSVPPPNQAHAVIADGKGGIWYFLFDGRVLRYDTAAGTTTNVAALPYLLRGAHLDRAGHFWAYTLGGLYEIDPVGAGATPAAPGLIPSTMCSDMAEDADGRLWVGCSSGLYRHNAKGWSRVRVMPTESSGGYENVAVTPDGRLWLSSLQPGLFVGHVTDADAVTVAPVNDPLLADTRFYFLRTDRRGRLWAGGGNGVDVADGNTWTRLSMRDGLLWDETNHGAFLADDDGTVWIGAPVGLTHVLDPDQLLAPRHIRPLLLSAHYGESEVAAASPTLPFKETAPLVLRFGVLGNSAGHPVRFRYRLPGLDEDWVDTAQREVRYASLPPGQYRFELTAVDVNRRTSSEPVTLDFTVAPPWWQTPWAYAIEVLLLIALIALAWRWRTRRLIAHAQRLEGIVQERTAELRQSLQARRMLLAHVGHDLRAPLGAVMNAVRQWRAGNTRRDYPQIIERHVRQQVDLIDDLLEFSRGELTGLRLEPVPGYLHGFLHDVAEQAVLLVERHGNRFACHFDEHLPPVVSADFRRLRQVLLNLLGNAAKFTHDGAVAFHADAVPERGGRVRLVFTVEDDGIGFDPAALESLQQPFARGDNANQHEGSGLGLAIVVQLLQHMGTRLEAERLPSGGSRFSFAVALPLADEDDLEAELEPGGEIDEPDGEGRVVLVVEPHAARRAVVCDLLDGYGFQSIGVADAAKALDVLRHERADLVITEQQLPRGDGWQLLQALRAESPDVPVLLYTATSPLRPADARATFDAVLLKPATAAELVTCVVRLIAAAADEEATPMRDRID comes from the coding sequence GTGGCGTTGTGTTTCGGTGTGCTCGTGGCCGTGGGGCAGGCGTACGCCTCCGCCGTGCAATTGCCGCTCACCTTCTACGACCAGGGCAACGGCCTCACCAGCCTGTCGGTGGTGCGCCTGTTCGAGGATCACGAAGGCTTTCTCTGGGTGGGTACCGAGAAGGGTCTCTACCGCTTCGATGGCCTCGGCTTCAATGCGATCGGGCATAACCGCGGTTTCCAGACGTCCGAAGTGGTCGGGCTGGCGGAGGACGCGGGCGATCACCTTTGGGTAGCGTTGCGTGCCGGTCTGCAGCGGCGCGGAGACGATGGCAACTTCACCTGGGTGGCACCGGGCGGCAAGACCTTGTTCGCCGATCGCGGCCAGTCGCTGGCTGCCGACGACCGCGGCGGCATGCTCGTCGTCAGCGGTCACCAGCCATGGCGACTCGCCCAGGACGACGCAGGACGCTGGACATCCGCGCCGCTCCTGCAAGGTACGGCGGCGGACGGCATCGGCGACGTCACGGCAGTGCTCCATCGCAGCGGCACCACCTGGTTCGGTTGCGCCGGTGCGTTGTGTCGCCTGAGCAATGGCGTGCTTACTCGTTTCGGCACCGACCGCGGCGTACCGGCCGACAAATGGGTCGGTCTGTTGGCCTCGCGCGACGGCAGCCTGTGGGCGCGCGGCATACGCCATGTGATTCGCCTTGCCCCTGGTGCATCCGCCTTCACCACACATGACATCCCCGGCGGCCATACCGAGGTTGCCGCGTCCAGCATCGATATCGTCGAGGACCGCGCGGGCCGCATCCTCACCCGCACCGACGTGGGTGTGGCGCGCTGGGATGGTGCGAAGTGGGAGCTGTTCGACCCCGGCAACGGTTTGCCCGGCGTGGGCATCTCGTCGATGGTGGCCGACCAGGACGGCATGGTCTGGATGGGTACCTACGGACGCGGCCTCGTCTATTGGAGCAGTGCCGACGCGGTGGAAAACTGGACGTCCGCCCAGGGCCTAAGCGGCAGCCTCATCTGGTCCATCGCGCGTGGCGACGCACACACCGTGTGGCTCGCCGGGGAATCCGGCGGCGAAGTGATCGTGCCGGCCGAAGCCCGCGCGCATCGCTGGCCGCTGTCCGTGCCTCCGCCGAACCAGGCGCATGCCGTGATCGCCGACGGCAAGGGCGGGATCTGGTACTTCCTCTTCGACGGCCGCGTGCTCCGCTACGACACCGCCGCAGGCACCACCACCAACGTGGCCGCGCTGCCGTACCTCTTGCGCGGCGCGCATCTCGATCGCGCCGGGCACTTCTGGGCCTACACCCTGGGCGGTCTCTACGAGATCGATCCGGTCGGCGCGGGCGCCACGCCCGCGGCGCCCGGATTGATCCCCTCCACGATGTGTTCCGACATGGCCGAGGATGCCGACGGCCGACTATGGGTCGGTTGCAGCTCCGGGCTTTACCGGCATAACGCCAAGGGCTGGTCGCGGGTGCGCGTCATGCCGACCGAATCGTCGGGCGGCTACGAAAACGTGGCCGTCACGCCCGACGGGCGACTGTGGCTGAGTTCATTGCAGCCCGGCCTGTTCGTCGGCCACGTCACCGATGCCGACGCGGTGACCGTGGCACCGGTGAACGATCCGCTGCTTGCCGACACGCGCTTCTATTTCCTGCGTACCGACCGACGCGGTCGCCTTTGGGCGGGCGGCGGCAACGGCGTAGACGTGGCCGATGGGAACACCTGGACGCGCCTGTCGATGCGCGACGGTCTGCTTTGGGACGAAACCAATCACGGCGCGTTCCTTGCCGACGACGACGGCACGGTGTGGATCGGCGCGCCGGTGGGCCTGACCCACGTGCTCGACCCCGACCAACTTCTCGCACCTCGTCACATCCGTCCCTTGCTGCTCTCGGCCCATTACGGCGAAAGCGAAGTCGCGGCGGCGTCGCCCACGCTGCCGTTCAAGGAAACCGCGCCGCTGGTCCTGCGCTTCGGCGTGCTCGGCAACAGCGCCGGTCATCCCGTGCGTTTTCGTTATCGCCTTCCGGGCCTCGACGAGGATTGGGTCGATACCGCGCAGCGCGAGGTCCGCTACGCGTCGTTGCCGCCGGGGCAGTATCGCTTCGAGTTGACTGCCGTCGACGTCAACCGGCGCACGTCGTCCGAACCGGTCACGCTCGACTTCACCGTGGCACCGCCGTGGTGGCAGACGCCGTGGGCATACGCGATCGAGGTGCTCCTGCTCATCGCGCTCATCGCGCTGGCGTGGCGCTGGCGCACTCGCCGGCTGATCGCGCACGCCCAGCGGCTGGAGGGCATCGTGCAGGAACGCACCGCCGAACTCCGCCAGTCGTTGCAGGCCAGACGCATGCTCCTGGCCCACGTAGGCCACGACCTGCGTGCACCGCTGGGCGCGGTCATGAATGCGGTACGCCAGTGGCGCGCCGGCAACACCCGCCGCGACTATCCGCAGATCATCGAGCGCCACGTGCGCCAACAGGTGGATCTGATCGACGACCTGCTGGAATTCTCCCGCGGTGAACTGACCGGCCTGCGTCTGGAGCCGGTACCCGGTTACCTGCACGGGTTCCTGCACGACGTGGCGGAGCAGGCCGTGCTTCTGGTGGAACGGCACGGCAACCGCTTCGCATGCCATTTCGACGAGCACTTGCCGCCGGTGGTCAGCGCTGACTTCCGTCGCCTGCGTCAGGTGCTTCTGAACCTGCTCGGCAATGCGGCGAAGTTCACCCACGACGGCGCCGTGGCGTTTCATGCCGATGCGGTACCCGAGCGCGGAGGGCGCGTGCGTCTCGTGTTCACGGTGGAAGACGACGGCATCGGCTTCGATCCCGCCGCCCTGGAATCGCTGCAACAGCCGTTCGCCCGCGGTGACAATGCGAACCAGCACGAAGGGAGCGGGCTTGGCCTCGCCATCGTGGTCCAGTTGCTCCAGCACATGGGCACGCGCCTCGAGGCCGAGCGCCTGCCGTCCGGCGGAAGCCGCTTCAGCTTTGCCGTGGCGCTTCCGCTGGCGGACGAGGACGATCTCGAGGCCGAGCTTGAACCGGGTGGAGAGATCGACGAGCCCGACGGCGAGGGCAGGGTCGTGCTGGTCGTGGAACCGCACGCGGCGCGCCGTGCGGTCGTCTGCGATCTGCTCGATGGCTATGGCTTCCAGAGCATCGGCGTGGCGGATGCCGCGAAAGCGCTGGATGTCCTGCGGCATGAACGAGCGGACCTCGTGATCACCGAACAGCAATTGCCGCGCGGCGACGGCTGGCAACTGCTGCAAGCGCTGCGTGCTGAATCACCGGATGTACCGGTGCTTCTCTATACGGCAACGTCACCGTTGCGTCCTGCCGATGCGCGCGCCACCTTCGACGCGGTGCTGCTCAAACCGGCGACTGCAGCAGAACTGGTGACCTGCGTCGTCCGCCTCATCGCGGCCGCGGCGGACGAAGAAGCGACTCCCATGCGTGATCGAATCGACTGA
- a CDS encoding glyoxalase: protein MNRLPLFAFALMLGAAPAMPAIARESTVDYAVGSQYDSTHVYVAPEDFDRCVQSLIATFGGTTSKKGAFQVTPTPSKTWSQLVLTPAGSLSVFGFTTPVPYPFGVERNGYLVTDIDAAVDAAVKSGAARLIATFPDPIGRDAVVQWPGGVNMQLYWHTTKPSYPALATIPENRVYLTADSADTFVKSWTRFAHAKVIADDKAAPGVEIGQPGTTYRRIRLTSGYGLMTVRVSNGQLPWPYGRDVTGYEVADLAATLAKAQAAGVETLVPAHAEADRQSAIVRFPGGYIAEIHAPLAH, encoded by the coding sequence ATGAACCGCTTGCCGCTTTTTGCTTTCGCGCTGATGCTTGGTGCTGCCCCGGCCATGCCTGCGATCGCTCGCGAATCCACTGTCGATTACGCCGTCGGTTCACAATACGACTCCACGCACGTCTATGTGGCACCGGAGGACTTCGACCGCTGCGTTCAGAGCCTCATTGCCACGTTCGGCGGTACGACCAGCAAGAAAGGTGCGTTCCAGGTCACCCCGACGCCGAGCAAGACCTGGTCGCAACTCGTGCTGACGCCGGCCGGTTCGCTCTCGGTGTTCGGCTTCACGACGCCGGTGCCCTACCCGTTCGGTGTCGAGCGCAATGGCTATCTCGTGACCGACATCGATGCGGCGGTCGACGCGGCGGTGAAGTCCGGCGCGGCACGACTCATCGCCACGTTCCCCGACCCGATCGGCCGGGATGCCGTGGTGCAGTGGCCCGGCGGCGTGAACATGCAGCTCTACTGGCACACCACCAAGCCCAGCTACCCGGCGCTTGCGACGATCCCCGAAAACCGCGTCTACCTCACGGCCGACAGCGCCGACACGTTCGTGAAGAGCTGGACGCGCTTCGCCCATGCCAAGGTGATCGCCGATGACAAGGCCGCGCCAGGCGTGGAGATCGGTCAGCCCGGCACGACCTACCGCCGCATTCGCCTCACGTCCGGCTACGGCCTCATGACCGTGAGAGTGTCCAACGGACAGTTGCCGTGGCCGTATGGCCGCGATGTCACTGGCTACGAAGTCGCCGACCTGGCGGCCACGCTCGCCAAGGCACAGGCGGCAGGCGTCGAAACGCTGGTACCGGCGCATGCGGAAGCCGATCGTCAGTCCGCCATCGTGCGCTTCCCTGGCGGATACATCGCCGAGATCCACGCGCCGCTTGCGCATTGA
- a CDS encoding LysR substrate-binding domain-containing protein has translation MNNLTDLFLLVQVIEAGGFSAAASRLGTTRSLLSRRIIALEDRLGARLLHRNARQFAITPTGERVYRHAAAMCEAATAAEQAAMAEGAAQSLVRIEAQGLLSPLVAELVPGFATAHARIRLSVSTGGTGVEALLRQQTDVILSLRETLPDSGDIVARSLGDVRLVTIASPELVRRLGEPEHPARLDEGHCLSYASETSGYWMFRGLAPRRRNARMASADLGALLAAARAGVGFAQLPLFMVANDIAAGRLRTVLDAFEPAPLPLHALTMSTRVVSDATLNFVRFVQKSVLEMSERWQQLVPGRA, from the coding sequence ATGAACAACCTTACCGACCTGTTCCTACTGGTTCAGGTCATTGAAGCCGGGGGCTTCTCCGCCGCCGCCAGCCGCTTGGGTACGACCCGCTCGTTGCTCAGCCGCCGGATCATTGCGCTGGAAGATCGTCTTGGCGCACGCCTGCTGCACCGAAACGCACGGCAGTTCGCCATCACGCCGACCGGCGAGCGCGTCTATCGACACGCCGCGGCCATGTGCGAAGCGGCCACCGCAGCGGAGCAAGCCGCCATGGCGGAGGGTGCCGCGCAAAGCCTGGTGCGGATCGAAGCGCAGGGACTGCTCTCGCCTCTGGTAGCGGAGCTGGTCCCCGGATTCGCCACCGCCCACGCGCGCATCCGCCTGTCCGTCAGCACCGGTGGCACCGGGGTGGAGGCACTGCTGCGCCAACAGACCGACGTGATCCTTAGCCTGCGCGAGACTCTGCCGGACAGCGGCGACATCGTGGCGCGTTCACTGGGCGACGTGCGTCTGGTGACGATCGCCAGCCCCGAATTGGTGCGCCGTCTTGGTGAACCGGAGCACCCGGCACGCCTCGACGAAGGCCACTGCCTCAGCTACGCCAGCGAGACGTCCGGCTATTGGATGTTCCGCGGTCTGGCACCGCGTCGACGCAATGCCCGCATGGCGTCGGCCGATCTGGGCGCCTTGCTTGCTGCGGCACGCGCGGGCGTGGGCTTTGCCCAGTTGCCGTTGTTCATGGTGGCCAACGACATCGCCGCCGGTCGCCTGCGCACCGTGCTGGACGCCTTCGAGCCGGCCCCACTGCCTTTGCATGCGCTGACGATGTCCACCCGCGTCGTCAGCGACGCCACGCTCAACTTCGTACGTTTCGTGCAGAAAAGCGTGCTCGAGATGTCCGAACGCTGGCAGCAACTGGTGCCTGGCCGGGCCTAA
- a CDS encoding response regulator transcription factor, which yields MQSAQSPHILVVDDAPEDIRGLIQALRTQPWQVTLATTAQQGYQRAQLLVPDLILLDVRMPGMDGFALCRLLQELPRARETPVLFLTSASSPEERLEGLNHGAVDYILKTCEPAELLARIRIHLRLSRRAALPDPVTDPTPNRDEVVLRAAMRLIGKRLADTFTLEEIAAGVGTYDKRLSAIFRERLGMTVFAWIREERLRRSRELLTETTLGMQEIAENIGFRSACNFTTAFRERLGVTPSQFRKAAKEGAVTEAAHRGR from the coding sequence ATGCAGTCTGCTCAGAGTCCGCACATTCTCGTCGTCGACGATGCGCCGGAGGACATCCGTGGGTTGATCCAGGCGCTACGGACGCAGCCCTGGCAGGTCACCCTCGCCACCACCGCGCAGCAGGGCTACCAGCGAGCCCAGTTGCTGGTGCCGGACCTCATTCTGCTGGACGTGCGCATGCCGGGCATGGACGGTTTCGCCCTGTGCCGGCTCCTTCAGGAACTGCCGCGCGCCAGGGAGACGCCGGTCCTGTTCCTGACCTCGGCGTCCAGCCCCGAGGAACGGCTCGAAGGCCTCAATCACGGCGCGGTGGATTACATCCTCAAGACCTGCGAGCCGGCCGAACTGCTTGCCCGCATACGTATTCATCTGCGGCTGTCACGGCGTGCAGCGCTTCCCGATCCCGTGACCGACCCGACACCGAACCGCGACGAAGTGGTGTTGCGGGCGGCCATGCGGTTGATCGGCAAGCGTCTCGCGGACACGTTTACGCTGGAAGAGATTGCCGCCGGCGTGGGGACTTACGACAAGCGGCTGTCTGCGATCTTCCGCGAGCGGCTGGGCATGACGGTATTCGCGTGGATTCGCGAGGAACGCCTGCGCCGCAGCCGCGAGCTGCTTACGGAGACCACGCTGGGCATGCAGGAAATCGCGGAGAACATCGGGTTCCGCAGCGCCTGCAACTTCACCACTGCATTCCGCGAACGCCTGGGCGTGACGCCCAGCCAGTTCCGCAAGGCGGCGAAAGAAGGCGCTGTGACCGAAGCGGCCCATCGTGGTCGCTGA
- a CDS encoding DUF72 domain-containing protein produces the protein MQKPRPVASPETAMRVGCAGWSLSSEVAGNFPGEGSHLERYARVFSCVEINSSFYRPHQPKTYRRWAESVPDGFRFSVKMPRTITHERRLQDCDDLVRAFCDEIASLGEKLGCLLVQLPPSLALDHNVAATFFALLRKNATARVACEPRHATWFTPRGNAILADVGVACVQADPAPVAHAACTGDPSLLYLRLHGSPDIYYSAYDDAFIDDIATGLHRAYKAKTDVWCIFDNTARGAAVPNALRMMERLATQSTH, from the coding sequence GTGCAGAAACCAAGACCCGTCGCGTCACCCGAAACCGCCATGCGCGTGGGCTGCGCCGGCTGGTCCCTCTCATCGGAGGTGGCGGGCAACTTCCCTGGGGAGGGCAGTCACCTGGAACGGTACGCACGCGTGTTTTCATGCGTGGAAATCAACTCATCGTTCTACCGTCCACATCAACCGAAGACCTATCGGCGCTGGGCGGAAAGCGTGCCCGATGGCTTTCGTTTCAGTGTGAAGATGCCTCGCACGATCACGCACGAACGTCGGCTTCAAGACTGTGATGACTTGGTCCGTGCGTTCTGCGATGAGATCGCGTCGCTGGGCGAGAAGCTGGGCTGCCTTCTCGTGCAACTGCCACCGAGCCTCGCGCTGGACCACAACGTCGCCGCCACGTTCTTCGCCTTGCTCCGCAAAAACGCAACCGCGCGTGTGGCCTGCGAGCCGAGGCATGCCACGTGGTTTACACCGCGCGGTAACGCGATACTTGCCGACGTCGGCGTGGCATGCGTCCAGGCGGATCCGGCGCCCGTCGCTCATGCCGCGTGCACGGGCGATCCGTCGCTGCTGTATCTCCGCTTGCATGGTTCGCCCGACATCTATTACTCGGCGTATGACGATGCCTTCATCGACGACATTGCAACGGGGCTGCACCGTGCATACAAGGCGAAGACGGACGTCTGGTGCATCTTCGACAACACCGCGCGCGGCGCGGCCGTGCCTAACGCGTTGCGGATGATGGAACGGCTTGCCACTCAGTCCACGCATTGA
- the chrA gene encoding chromate efflux transporter, whose amino-acid sequence MDDGAPAAQRDSAWRVFLAFLRLGLTSFGGPIAHLGYFRAEFVERRRWLDDRGYADLVALCQFLPGPASSQVGMAIGLARAGWPGLLGAWLGFTLPSAIVMILFAYGIAYAPDVAESGWVHGLKIVAVAIVAQAVWGMARTLCPDRPRAALAILAALTTLLLPSAVGQIGALAVAALIGRYGLSLPEVASGQAHRYPVSRATGVIALSLFVILLVVLPLGAVISGSSVLALLDGVYRAGALVFGGGHVVLPLLQATVVPSGAVSNAEFLAGYGAAQAVPGPLFTFAAYLGAVAHGPLDGWVGGVALLVTLFLPAFLILVGALPFWDTLRQRHGIRMAMAGINAGVVGILISALYDPVWTSAIHGPRDFGLALLAFGLLTIGRAPPVLIVMLTAVLGWVYS is encoded by the coding sequence ATGGACGATGGCGCGCCCGCCGCACAACGCGACAGCGCGTGGCGGGTGTTCCTGGCGTTCCTGCGTCTGGGCCTGACCTCGTTTGGCGGGCCGATCGCGCACCTGGGATATTTCCGCGCGGAATTCGTGGAGCGCCGACGCTGGCTGGACGATCGTGGCTACGCCGACCTCGTGGCGCTTTGTCAGTTCCTGCCCGGGCCAGCGAGCAGTCAGGTCGGCATGGCGATAGGCCTTGCGCGAGCGGGGTGGCCCGGACTGCTTGGGGCGTGGCTCGGTTTTACCTTGCCCTCCGCCATCGTCATGATCCTGTTCGCCTATGGCATCGCGTACGCACCGGACGTCGCCGAGTCGGGTTGGGTGCATGGTCTGAAAATCGTGGCCGTCGCCATCGTGGCTCAGGCGGTCTGGGGCATGGCACGTACGCTGTGTCCGGATCGGCCCCGCGCCGCACTGGCGATTCTCGCCGCCTTGACGACCTTGCTGCTGCCTTCGGCCGTGGGGCAGATCGGTGCGCTCGCCGTTGCCGCCTTGATCGGACGCTACGGCCTTTCGCTTCCTGAGGTCGCCAGCGGCCAAGCACATCGCTACCCGGTGTCGCGCGCGACGGGCGTCATAGCGCTTTCGCTGTTCGTCATACTGCTTGTCGTCCTGCCGTTGGGTGCCGTAATCAGCGGCTCGTCCGTGCTTGCTCTACTGGATGGCGTGTACCGCGCGGGTGCGTTGGTCTTCGGCGGTGGACACGTGGTGCTGCCCTTGCTGCAGGCGACTGTCGTACCCAGCGGCGCAGTAAGCAATGCCGAATTCCTGGCGGGCTATGGCGCGGCGCAGGCCGTGCCGGGACCGTTGTTCACCTTTGCCGCGTATCTCGGCGCTGTGGCGCATGGGCCGTTGGACGGCTGGGTCGGTGGTGTCGCGCTGCTTGTCACGCTCTTCCTGCCCGCCTTCCTCATCCTGGTGGGCGCCTTGCCGTTCTGGGATACGTTGCGCCAACGCCACGGCATACGCATGGCGATGGCAGGCATCAACGCAGGCGTGGTGGGTATCCTGATTTCTGCGCTCTACGATCCCGTCTGGACCAGCGCCATCCATGGGCCGCGCGACTTTGGGCTGGCGTTGCTCGCCTTTGGCCTGCTCACGATCGGGCGCGCACCGCCCGTGTTGATAGTCATGCTTACCGCTGTGCTGGGTTGGGTCTATTCCTGA